The DNA sequence CGAATGATAAAGAAATAATTTCCACTTTATGAATAAAAACCTGTTCTTCCGGACAATCCTGGTATCCCTTGTAGTTGTTCTGTTTTCTTGCTCAAAGAAGAACAACATGAGTGCATATGTGAATTCACCCGACAGCCTGATAAAGGTTCAGTGCATGGTCAGTGATTCTGCCGGCCAGCTGGAATATACTGTCAGATACAGGGAAAAAGAACTGATCCTTCCATCGGCGGTGGAATTGCAGTTTAAATCAATGCCGCCACTGGGAAAAGACCTGCGGATACTTTCCGTTACAAATGATTCAGTGAACGAAACATGGGATCGGTTATGGGGCAGGAATAAGCATGTTATCAATCGTTATAACCAGGTAAAGATAGAATTGCAGGAGAACCGTAGTCCCAAACGGAGACTCAATCTGTTTTTCAGGGCCTATAATGACGGAGTGGCTATCCGGTATGAATTACCTCAGCAAAAGGGATTGGATACTATTGTTCTCAGTGATGAAAAGATTACCTATCGTTTTGCTGCTGATCATGAAGCATGGCCTGCATTCTGGAACAAATTCCATTTGTCGCAGGAGGTGGAATTCACCAAAGCGAAAATATCCGACATCAAAAAAGAGAACATTATTGGAACTCCTTTGCTTGTAAATGCAGGTGATGCATGGGTTGCATTCCTTGATGCGAATGTTACAAACTGGGCTTGTTCAGGCCTCTCGGCAGGTGATTACCCGAACAGCCTGGTTACAAGAACTTCATGGCTGTCTCAAGATACTACAATTGCAGTAAAGGCTACCGCTCAGAGGTTATCCCCGTGGAAGGTTGTCATGATCGCTGACAAGCCGGGACGTTTCCTGGAATCAGACATTATGCAGAACCTTAATGAGCCTTGTGCCCTTGATGATGTTTCATGGATTAAACCTGGGGTATCTGCATGGGACTGGTGGTGGAGCGGATCGTATGCCCCGGATGTAAAGTTCAAAGTCGGCCCGAATACCCAAACCATGAAATACTTTGTGGATTTTGCAGCAGAAATGGGCTGGCAGTACCAGATTGTCGACTGGCAGTGGTATGGAGCTCCTTTCAGGCCTGACGGATCATTCAACATGGAGGCCGATATTACCAAAATGATCCCTGAAATTGATATTCCTGAAATAGTCAGATACGCTGCCGGCAAGAACATAGGGATATTTGTATGGCTGTTATGGCCGAATGCCGACAAACAGATGGAAGAAGCTTTTGCGCTTTATGAAAAATGGGGAGTGAAAGGTGTTAAGATCGACTTTATGGACAGGAATGACCAGGAGATGGTAGATTTTTACCACAGGGTGGCAAAAACAGCCGCGAAACATCATCTCCTGGTGGATTTCCACGGGGCTTATGTGCCTGACGGGTTCAGCAGGACCTATCCCAACCTCATTACACGCGAAGGTGTACTGGGGAACGAATATAACAAATGGAGCAACCGGATCACTCCGCTTCATTGCCTTACCCTGCCGTTCACCAGGATGATCCCCGGGGAGATGGATTTCACACCCGGCGGATTCCTCAACGACATGCCTGAAAACTTTAAAATAGTCGGCGGCGACAGTCCCGCTCCCCATGTGATGGGAACCCGCTGTTTCCAGCTAGCGATGTTCGTTGTGTATGAGAGCGCTTTCACTGTATTCTGTGAATCACCCTATAATGTAAGAAACCAGGCAGGCAGTGATTTTCTTAAGGGTATTCCTTCATCATGGGACGAAACAAGGGTACTCGAAGGAATGCCCGGCGAATATATTGCTGTTGCACGCAGATCAGGCGATAAATGGTATATCGGGGGGATGACCCTTACAAACCGTACATTTGTGATTAATACTTCATTTCTTGAAGACAAAACATACAAGGCTCGGATATGGAATGATGCTCCCGATTCAGACCGGAATCCCCGGAAACTGGTTGAAAAATCGGAGACGTGTGGTAATAATTCGGAGTTAAAGGTGGAGGCTAAGGCAAACGGAGGTTTTACAGCGATAATTGAGCCGGCAGAAGCAATGTAATTTGCTTATTTTTCTCAACCATGATATACCGTTGCCTTTTAATCGTGGCAACCGGGATAACTATGTGGGGTAATGTGCAGGCACAATCTGGAGTTCCCGGAAGCTTTACTTTAAATGAATCATTAATAGAATCGATTGAATCGGTTAATGGCGAAGCAGCCGATTATGAATCCCTTCTCAACGAACTGGAGGAACTGCAGAAAAATCCGCTTGATCTGAACACTGCCACAAGAGGAGATTTTGAGAAGATACCATTTCTTACCGATTTCCAGATTTCAAGTCTAATCGACTACCGGAAAGAGAAAGGAAGGCTTTTGTCTGTTTATGAGCTTCAGGTGATTTACGGCTTTACGCCTGACATCATTGAAATGCTGCTCCCCTTTGTTACGGTTCCGGGTATTTCAAAACTGCAATCAGATACCGCTGTCTTCAGGAATGTAAGACATCAGGCAGTGATTAGGGTTCAGCGGATCCTTGAAAAACAGGATGGATTTATTAAAAAGGACGATAAACCGGGTAAAGCATACCCGGGCAGTCCATGGCTTTTAAACGCACATTATGAATTGTCAGCAGGTCAAAACCTTAAGGCAGCCTTCACTGTGGAAAAGGATCCAGGAGAGGATCTTTTCAGATCATCCAACAGGGCGGGATTCGATTTCAATTCCGGTTATGTGCTGCTAAGCGGCAGGGGAAAACTGAAAACCGCTGTAATTGGCGATTACAGGCTTGCTTTCGGGCAGGGTCTGACCCTGTTTTCAGGAA is a window from the Bacteroidales bacterium genome containing:
- a CDS encoding glycoside hydrolase family 97 protein yields the protein MNKNLFFRTILVSLVVVLFSCSKKNNMSAYVNSPDSLIKVQCMVSDSAGQLEYTVRYREKELILPSAVELQFKSMPPLGKDLRILSVTNDSVNETWDRLWGRNKHVINRYNQVKIELQENRSPKRRLNLFFRAYNDGVAIRYELPQQKGLDTIVLSDEKITYRFAADHEAWPAFWNKFHLSQEVEFTKAKISDIKKENIIGTPLLVNAGDAWVAFLDANVTNWACSGLSAGDYPNSLVTRTSWLSQDTTIAVKATAQRLSPWKVVMIADKPGRFLESDIMQNLNEPCALDDVSWIKPGVSAWDWWWSGSYAPDVKFKVGPNTQTMKYFVDFAAEMGWQYQIVDWQWYGAPFRPDGSFNMEADITKMIPEIDIPEIVRYAAGKNIGIFVWLLWPNADKQMEEAFALYEKWGVKGVKIDFMDRNDQEMVDFYHRVAKTAAKHHLLVDFHGAYVPDGFSRTYPNLITREGVLGNEYNKWSNRITPLHCLTLPFTRMIPGEMDFTPGGFLNDMPENFKIVGGDSPAPHVMGTRCFQLAMFVVYESAFTVFCESPYNVRNQAGSDFLKGIPSSWDETRVLEGMPGEYIAVARRSGDKWYIGGMTLTNRTFVINTSFLEDKTYKARIWNDAPDSDRNPRKLVEKSETCGNNSELKVEAKANGGFTAIIEPAEAM